A genome region from Cucumis sativus cultivar 9930 chromosome 4, Cucumber_9930_V3, whole genome shotgun sequence includes the following:
- the LOC101215308 gene encoding switch-associated protein 70 — MASNGAIPRAEDAGNSLEKIKRQLASGSGRNLLQGPLLKRSETLRKWNERWVILDPTTGKMEYKIRRNEATIKGSIIFDANSNITVSPVNFHGLPKYDGCCIYIGTPQKQDYFLCAETPGAARAWVSTLHATQLVLKAHKEAVNSLSGNGSAKLGTVATVVAAANSTAQESSKEIERAMQISLRNTLGIIANKATDGQMDDLAIMKETLRVKDEELQNLARDLRARDSTINDIAEKLSETAEAAEAAASAAHMMDKQRKIVCAEIQRIKEDSEKQLDASILKLKEYEAKLMDMSRERDQLIKQRDAANQEAHMWRSELAKAREQAVILEGAVVRAEEKVRVSEADAEARIKDAKQKELAALQEKQELMAYINRLQAQIQRQHIQVFEEKMESCPGNDGSLLTKHVDSSDDNVDKACLSDSRAIPVSGEVNLQPIGDGEWSDIQTTEARIADVREIAAETEGSSLDITVVSQPVNSHHEQDVSSSNQP, encoded by the exons ATGGCCTCTAATGGTGCTATTCCG AGAGCGGAAGATGCCGGGAACAGTTTGGAGAAGATCAAGCGGCAGCTGGCCTCTGGGTCTGGTCGGAATTTGTTGCAGGGTCCCCTTCTAAAGCGATCTGAAACA TTGAGGAAATGGAATGAGCGATGGGTAATTTTGGACCCAACAACAGGGAAAATGGAATACAA AATTAGGAGAAATGAGGCAACTATCAAAGGATCTATTATATTTGATGCAAATAGCAATATTACTGTTTCTCCCGTGAATTTCCA TGGTCTACCAAAGTACGATGGTTGCTGTATCT ATATTGGCACACCCCAGAAACAAGATTACTTCCTCTGTGCAGAGACTCCTGGTGCAGCTAGAGCCTGGGTGTCTACTTTGCA TGCAACCCAGTTGGTCCTAAAGGCCCATAAAGAAGCCGTAAATTCCTTGAGTGGCAATGGTTCTGCAAAATTGGGAACAGTGGCCACAGTAGTTGCTGCTGCCAATTCAACTGCCCAGGAAAGTtctaaagaaattgaaagagcAATGCAGATATCTTTAAGAAATACTCTGGGAATTATTGCAAATAAAGCAACTGATGGCCAAATGGACGATTTAGCGATTATGAAG GAGACGCTACGAGTCAAGGATGAGGAACTACAGAATTTGGCTCGTGATCTACGTGCACGAGATTCAACAATAAATGATATAGCTGAAAAATTATCTGAGACAGCTGAAGCTGCTGAGGCTGCTGCTTCTGCAGCCCATATGATGGATAAACAAAGGAAAATCGTTTGTGCAGAAATTCAACGTATAAAAGAAGATTCTGAGAAGCAACTGGATGCATCCATCTTGAAG CTCAAAGAGTACGAAGCAAAACTAATGGATATGAGTAGAGAAAGAGATCAGTTGATAAAACAAAGAGATGCTGCTAATCAGGAAGCACATATGTGGCGATCTGAGCTTGCAAAAGCTAGAGAGCAGGCTGTGATTCTAGAAGGTGCTGTTGTGAGAGCGGAGGAAAAAGTCAGGGTTTCAGAGGCTGATGCTGAAGCAAGAATAAAAGATGCTAAACAGAAAGAGTTGGCTGCTTTGCAGGAGAAGCAGGAGCTTATGGCATATATAAATAGGTTACAAGCACAAATTCAGAG ACAACATATACAAGTTTTTGAGGAGAAGATGGAGTCTTGCCCAGGTAATGATGGTTCTCTGCTAACAAAGCACGTTGACTCATCAGATGATAATGTGGATAAAGCATGCTTGAGTGACTCTAGAGCAATACCAGTCTCTGGTGAGGTCAACCTACAACCAATTGGAGATGGGGAATGGAGTGATATTCAGACAACAGAAGCAAGAATTGCTGATGTTAGAGAAATTGCCGCAGAAACTGAAGGAAGCAGTTTAGATATTACTGTTGTTAGCCAACCTGTCAACAGCCATCATGAGCAAGATGTGAGCTCTTCCAATCAACCATAA
- the LOC101215545 gene encoding uncharacterized protein LOC101215545 yields the protein MSRSIGRKVTGFSLLSNANKLGVVPFSSSFSSSSGGHGRGRGRGAFPSGPFDFTPPVPNQEHSNASKQEPIDSRPTPGLGHGRGKPTPSSPLRPSFSSFSPSVRPSSVGRGRGDASPSIRSPPEPDSEPKKPVFFSKNNAGDSAASTSLGGLHRVSGERNLPESLHSEFSGVGRGKPMKQPVPEDQPKQENRHLRPRQEGDGPGAGERGRGRGFEPRIGRGEPWRNTNRMVSKDGPDGEVGGGRGTSGYRGRGARGPYRRGARGSFRTGERRERRSGHDKEDGYAAGLYLGNNEDGERLAKRIGTENMNKLVEGFEEMSGRVLPSPLVDQYLDGMDTNFMIECEPEYLMGDFENNPDIDENPPIPLRDALEKMKPFLMAYENIQSHEEWEEIVEETMQSVPLLKEIVDAYGGPDRVTAKEQQGELERVAKTLPQSAPNSVKQFTNRVVLSLQSNPGWGFDKKWQLMDKLVEGFSKRYK from the exons ATGAGTAGATCAATCGGAAGAAAGGTTACAGGATTTTCACTTCTATCCAATGCCAACAAATTAGGCGTTGTacccttctcttcttctttttcttcttcttccggTGGTCATGGTCGTGGCCGAGGTCGAGGTGCCTTTCCCTCCGGACCCTTTGATTTCACCCCTCCAGTCCCCAATCAGGAACATTCAAATGCGTCTAAACAAGAACCTATAGATTCTCGTCCTACTCCTGGGCTTGGTCATGGCCGTGGTAAACCCACTCCTTCCTCCCCACTCCGTCcatctttctcttccttttcgCCCTCTGTCAGGCCCTCGTCTGTTGGTCGGGGTAGAGGTGATGCTTCGCCATCGATTCGGTCCCCTCCCGAGCCAGATTCGGAGCCTAAGAAACCTGTGTTTTTCTCGAAGAATAATGCAGGGGACTCTGCTGCAAGTACTTCACTTGGCGGGTTACACAGGGTTTCGGGAGAGAGAAACTTGCCTGAGTCTTTGCATTCTGAGTTTTCTGGTGTTGGACGAGGAAAACCCATGAAGCAACCAGTCCCGGAAGATCAACCAAAGCAGGAGAATCGTCATCTTAGACCTAGACAAGAGGGGGATGGACCTGGAGCTGGCGAGCGTGGAAGGGGTCGTGGCTTCGAACCAAGGATAGGCCGTGGTGAACCATGGAGGAACACTAATAGGATGGTGTCAAAGGACGGGCCTGATGGTGAAGTTGGTGGTGGTCGAGGAACTAGCGGTTATCGGGGCAGAGGCGCCAGAGGACCGTACAGACGGGGAGCCAGGGGGTCATTTAGAACTGGGGAGAGACGGGAGAGAAGAAGTGGTCACGATAAGGAGGATGGATATGCTGCTGGACTTTATTTAGGCAACAATGAAGACGGTGAGAGGCTGGCAAAGAGGATTGGTACCGAAAATATGAACAAACTGGTTGAAGGATTTGAAGAGATGAGTGGTAGAGTGCTGCCTTCGCCATTGGTGGATCAGTATTTGGATGGGATGGATACCAATTTTATG ATCGAGTGTGAGCCGGAGTACCTGATgggagattttgaaaataacccTGATATTGATGAGAATCCACCAATTCCCCTTCGGGATGCACTTGAGAAGATGAAACCATTTTTAATGGCGTATGAAAACATCCAAAGCCACGAAGAGTGGGAG GAAATCGTGGAAGAAACCATGCAGAGCGTCCCATTGCTGAAGGAGATAGTTGACGCTTATGGTGGACCAGATAGAGTAACTGCGAAGGAACAACAAGGGGAGCTGGAAAGAGTTGCAAAGACACTTCCACAAAGTGCACCTAATTCTGTAAAGCAATTCACCAATCGTGTTGTTCTTTCTTTGCAG AGCAACCCAGGGTGGGGATTTGACAAGAAATGGCAGCTTATGGACAAACTTGTTGAGGGGTTCTCCAAGCGATACAAGTAG